The Nitrospirota bacterium genome includes a region encoding these proteins:
- the traV gene encoding type IV conjugative transfer system lipoprotein TraV yields the protein MRFAAACVSILAAAVLAGCAARYSCPAPKGVSCKPISEVYRSTLGSATTPKVAKNATAPSTPAKPAAPPSLAEGQPPIRSAPKILRVWIAPWIDDEGDLHQEGYVYVVVDHGAWTFGVPATTQEAGSRDEAK from the coding sequence ATGAGGTTTGCGGCGGCGTGCGTGTCGATCCTGGCCGCTGCGGTCCTTGCGGGTTGCGCCGCCCGTTATAGCTGTCCCGCGCCCAAGGGGGTGTCGTGTAAGCCGATCTCGGAGGTGTACCGGTCAACCCTCGGCAGCGCCACAACACCGAAGGTGGCGAAGAATGCGACGGCTCCGTCGACTCCAGCCAAGCCTGCTGCGCCGCCTTCGCTCGCTGAAGGCCAGCCGCCGATCCGCTCAGCCCCCAAGATCCTGCGGGTATGGATCGCGCCCTGGATCGATGACGAGGGCGACCTGCACCAGGAGGGGTACGTGTACGTGGTGGTGGATCATGGGGCGTGGACGTTCGGGGTGCCTGCGACGACTCAAGAGGCGGGGAGCCGCGATGAGGCGAAGTGA